A window of the Arachis duranensis cultivar V14167 chromosome 5, aradu.V14167.gnm2.J7QH, whole genome shotgun sequence genome harbors these coding sequences:
- the LOC107490500 gene encoding uncharacterized mitochondrial protein AtMg00860-like: MAAEHYLGHVVSRHGVQVDGSKVTAIREWPVPTSVKQLRALLGIASYYRKFICQFATLATPLTDLLKKDAFIWSAATNDAFINLKYALTTTPVLALPNFSEPFVLETDASGIGLGAILS; encoded by the exons ATGGCTG CAGAGCATTACTTGGGACATGTAGTATCCAGACATGGGGTCCAGGTGGACGGTTCAAAGGTCACAGCTATCAGGGAGTGGCCTGTGCCAACCTCGGTGAAGCAACTTCGTGCATTATTAGGCATTGCTAGTTACTATAGAAAGTTCATCTGCCAGTTTGCTACCTTGGCTACGCCACTCACAGACTTACTGAAGAAGGACGCATTCATTTGGTCTGCGGCCACCAACGATGCCTTCATCAACCTTAAATATGCACTTACAACAACGCCGGTGCTGGCTCTACCGAATTTCTCGGAACCCTTTGTGCTGGAAACTGATGCTTCAGGGATCGGACTTGGTGCAATCCTCAGCTAA
- the LOC107490498 gene encoding N-terminal acetyltransferase A complex catalytic subunit NAA10-like: MEEETSECHGHITSLSVLTTHRKAWPCHQAHESCSECHGTGAEYVSLHVRKSNRAAFNLYAETLGYKIHDMEAKYYVDGENAYDMRKQLKGKQTHQHHHSGGHHHHHHHHHHHEHGGGCCSSEAKAETRNAKYSIDLQ; the protein is encoded by the exons ATGGAGGAGGAGACTTCCGAGTGCCATGGCCACATCACCTCCCTCTCCGTCCTCACCACCCACCGCAAAGCTTGGCCTTGCCACCAAGCTCATGAAAGCTGCTCAGAATGCCATGGAACAG GTGCTGAGTACGTCTCCCTGCATGTTAGAAAGAGCAATCGTGCTGCATTTAATTTGTACGCGGAGACATTGGGTTATAAGATTCATGATATGGAGGCGAAGTATTATGTAGATGGGGAGAATGCTTATGACATGAGGAAGCAACTCAAGGGGAAGCAGACGCATCAGCATCATCACAGTGGGggtcatcaccaccaccaccaccaccatcatcatcatgagcatggtggtggttgttgttcCAGTGAAGCAAAGGCAGAGACGAGAAATGCGAAGTATTCAATTGATTTACAATAG
- the LOC107490659 gene encoding pentatricopeptide repeat-containing protein At1g62930, chloroplastic-like isoform X1, with product MLRAASFSRFSFSLHIVPYVFPFRFPSCSCSMSSLHSHSELTSPRHVDEAVDSFTRMLSMRRPPSIIQFNKILGSLAKTHHFPTAISLFQQLQARGIAPDIFTLNILINCCCGMDRITPAFSTLAKIFRMGFQPDIITLNTLIKGLCLCGNVEKALHFHDRVLAHGFQFDQVTYGILINGLCKTGHTSAAIQVLRKIPRYGIAPDVVMYTAIIDSLCKVTLVSDAFHLYSEMLAKGISPDVITYNTLTYGLCLAGQLKEAIDLLNHMMLKNITPDVRTYNTLIDGLCKEGNIKDAKSVLAVMTKDAVEPTVVTYNCLMDGYCLVNELNKAKYVFNTMAQSRVSPNIRSYNIMVNGLCKIKLVDEAVSLLEEMQRKNLVPNTITYNTLIDGLCKSKRISCASKLLLEMHNKGQPANIITYTSLLDGMFNIKQVDKALMLFNQMKKSGIGPDIFTYTILIDGLCKGGRLTDAKEIFQDLSIKSYCPNVRTYTIMINGLCKEGLFEEALALMSKMEDNGCLPDAVTFEVVIRALFEKGENHTAEKLLREIIARGLLNG from the coding sequence ATGTTGCGTGCAGCATCATTCTCCAGGTTCAGCTTCTCTCTTCATATTGTGCCCTATGTTTTCCCTTTTCGCTTCCCTTCCTGTTCATGTTCAATGTCAAGCCTTCACTCTCATTCTGAGCTCACATCCCCTCGCCATGTTGATGAAGCTGTTGATTCCTTCACTCGCATGCTCTCTATGCGTCGCCCTCCATCCATCATCCAATTTAACAAGATTTTGGGGTCTCTTGCCAAGACGCACCATTTCCCCACCGCCATTTCCCTCTTTCAGCAATTGCAAGCCAGGGGAATTGCGCCCGACATATTTACTCTCAATATTTTAATCAATTGTTGCTGTGGCATGGATCGGATCACTCCCGCTTTCTCTACGTTGGCCAAGATTTTCAGGATGGGTTTTCAGCCTGATATCATAACGTTGAATACACTCATTAAAGGTCTCTGTCTATGCGGTAATGTTGAAAAAGCACTGCACTTTCATGACAGAGTGTTGGCTCATGGATTTCAATTCGACCAAGTCACTTATGGCATCTTGATTAATGGACTCTGTAAGACCGGACACACATCAGCTGCTATTCAAGTGTTGAGAAAGATCCCACGGTATGGGATTGCTCCTGATGTCGTCATGTACACTGCAATTATTGATAGCTTGTGCAAGGTGACGCTTGTAAGTGATGCTTTTCATTTATATTCTGAAATGCTTGCTAAGGGAATCTCTCCTGATGTTATCACCTACAACACTCTAACTTATGGATTGTGCCTTGCGGGCCAACTTAAGGAAGCCATTGATTTACTAAATCATATGATGCTGAAAAACATTACCCCAGATGTTCGTACCTATAATACTTTGATCGATGGACTATGTAAGGAGGGAAATATCAAAGATGCTAAGAGTGTGTTGGCTGTGATGACAAAAGATGCTGTGGAACCAACTGTGGTTACTTATAATTGTTTAATGGATGGGTATTGCTTGGTTAATGAATTAAATAAGGCAAAATATGTATTCAACACAATGGCTCAAAGTAGAGTGTCTCCTAATATCCGGAGTTACAATATCATGGTTAATGGGTTATGCAAGATAAAGCTGGTCGATGAAGCAGTGAGTCTCCTTGAAGAAATGCAGCGCAAGAACCTGGTTCCAAACACAATAACTTACAATACCCTAATTGATGGCTTgtgcaaatcaaagagaatctCTTGTGCTTCAAAGCTTCTTCTTGAGATGCATAATAAAGGTCAACCTGCTAATATAATCACTTACACTTCCTTGTTGGATGGGATgttcaatatcaaacaagttgACAAGGCACTTATGTTATttaatcaaatgaaaaagagtGGCATTGGTCCGGATATATTCACGTATACTATACTTATTGATGGCCTATGCAAAGGTGGAAGACTTACAGATGCAAAAGAGATTTTTCAAGATCTTTCCATTAAAAGCTATTGTCCAAATGTGAGGACATATACTATTATGATCAATGGGCTCTGCAAAGAGGGCTTATTTGAAGAAGCATTGGCCCTGATGTCAAAAATGGAAGACAATGGTTGCTTACCAGATGCTGTGACTTTTGAAGTCGTTATTCGTGCTTTGTTTGAAAAAGGTGAGAATCACACGGCGGAGAAACTTCTTCGGGAAATAATTGCTAGAGGCTTATTGAATGGATGA
- the LOC107490659 gene encoding pentatricopeptide repeat-containing protein At1g62930, chloroplastic-like isoform X2: MLSMRRPPSIIQFNKILGSLAKTHHFPTAISLFQQLQARGIAPDIFTLNILINCCCGMDRITPAFSTLAKIFRMGFQPDIITLNTLIKGLCLCGNVEKALHFHDRVLAHGFQFDQVTYGILINGLCKTGHTSAAIQVLRKIPRYGIAPDVVMYTAIIDSLCKVTLVSDAFHLYSEMLAKGISPDVITYNTLTYGLCLAGQLKEAIDLLNHMMLKNITPDVRTYNTLIDGLCKEGNIKDAKSVLAVMTKDAVEPTVVTYNCLMDGYCLVNELNKAKYVFNTMAQSRVSPNIRSYNIMVNGLCKIKLVDEAVSLLEEMQRKNLVPNTITYNTLIDGLCKSKRISCASKLLLEMHNKGQPANIITYTSLLDGMFNIKQVDKALMLFNQMKKSGIGPDIFTYTILIDGLCKGGRLTDAKEIFQDLSIKSYCPNVRTYTIMINGLCKEGLFEEALALMSKMEDNGCLPDAVTFEVVIRALFEKGENHTAEKLLREIIARGLLNG, encoded by the coding sequence ATGCTCTCTATGCGTCGCCCTCCATCCATCATCCAATTTAACAAGATTTTGGGGTCTCTTGCCAAGACGCACCATTTCCCCACCGCCATTTCCCTCTTTCAGCAATTGCAAGCCAGGGGAATTGCGCCCGACATATTTACTCTCAATATTTTAATCAATTGTTGCTGTGGCATGGATCGGATCACTCCCGCTTTCTCTACGTTGGCCAAGATTTTCAGGATGGGTTTTCAGCCTGATATCATAACGTTGAATACACTCATTAAAGGTCTCTGTCTATGCGGTAATGTTGAAAAAGCACTGCACTTTCATGACAGAGTGTTGGCTCATGGATTTCAATTCGACCAAGTCACTTATGGCATCTTGATTAATGGACTCTGTAAGACCGGACACACATCAGCTGCTATTCAAGTGTTGAGAAAGATCCCACGGTATGGGATTGCTCCTGATGTCGTCATGTACACTGCAATTATTGATAGCTTGTGCAAGGTGACGCTTGTAAGTGATGCTTTTCATTTATATTCTGAAATGCTTGCTAAGGGAATCTCTCCTGATGTTATCACCTACAACACTCTAACTTATGGATTGTGCCTTGCGGGCCAACTTAAGGAAGCCATTGATTTACTAAATCATATGATGCTGAAAAACATTACCCCAGATGTTCGTACCTATAATACTTTGATCGATGGACTATGTAAGGAGGGAAATATCAAAGATGCTAAGAGTGTGTTGGCTGTGATGACAAAAGATGCTGTGGAACCAACTGTGGTTACTTATAATTGTTTAATGGATGGGTATTGCTTGGTTAATGAATTAAATAAGGCAAAATATGTATTCAACACAATGGCTCAAAGTAGAGTGTCTCCTAATATCCGGAGTTACAATATCATGGTTAATGGGTTATGCAAGATAAAGCTGGTCGATGAAGCAGTGAGTCTCCTTGAAGAAATGCAGCGCAAGAACCTGGTTCCAAACACAATAACTTACAATACCCTAATTGATGGCTTgtgcaaatcaaagagaatctCTTGTGCTTCAAAGCTTCTTCTTGAGATGCATAATAAAGGTCAACCTGCTAATATAATCACTTACACTTCCTTGTTGGATGGGATgttcaatatcaaacaagttgACAAGGCACTTATGTTATttaatcaaatgaaaaagagtGGCATTGGTCCGGATATATTCACGTATACTATACTTATTGATGGCCTATGCAAAGGTGGAAGACTTACAGATGCAAAAGAGATTTTTCAAGATCTTTCCATTAAAAGCTATTGTCCAAATGTGAGGACATATACTATTATGATCAATGGGCTCTGCAAAGAGGGCTTATTTGAAGAAGCATTGGCCCTGATGTCAAAAATGGAAGACAATGGTTGCTTACCAGATGCTGTGACTTTTGAAGTCGTTATTCGTGCTTTGTTTGAAAAAGGTGAGAATCACACGGCGGAGAAACTTCTTCGGGAAATAATTGCTAGAGGCTTATTGAATGGATGA